In the Victivallis sp. Marseille-Q1083 genome, one interval contains:
- a CDS encoding sugar MFS transporter translates to MNLPPAKIADPAIRARILLVIIYIGFVSLGLPDTVLGVAWDYMRVDFGEPIYYAGFLTMLLTLCSAVSSFMSGAVLRRVGTGRLLMICGYLTGFSLLGDALLPVFWGLLLLTVPLGFGQGAVDTGMNFYVAKHYSSRDMSWLHCCWGIGASAGPTVVTLVIAAGWSWRWSYGLIASIQIVLATLFLAALGLWRESGGTAAGTVEGLAAAGETVTRDVRFWCCALIFWAYTGIEVSIGLWSYTLLTTLRQVPAEAAGYWVAGYWGALTAGRFLLGIFADRIGNRRLIRCSTAGAMLAGILLAVPGGRWLALAALLLAGFSLASLYPCMMHEAPRRFNDATAGILTGYQGGAGALGIAMIPPLVGYIAARTTFGILPYVVFGLSLAIFLMQVRVDGWRLARR, encoded by the coding sequence ATGAATTTGCCGCCTGCCAAAATTGCCGATCCAGCGATCCGCGCCCGGATTCTGTTGGTCATCATCTACATCGGTTTTGTCAGCCTGGGATTGCCGGATACGGTGCTCGGCGTGGCCTGGGACTATATGCGCGTCGACTTCGGCGAACCGATTTATTACGCCGGCTTTTTGACGATGCTGCTGACGCTCTGTTCGGCGGTGTCGAGTTTCATGAGCGGGGCTGTGCTGCGGCGGGTGGGAACCGGCCGGCTGCTGATGATCTGCGGCTACCTGACCGGGTTTTCGCTGCTGGGGGATGCGCTTTTGCCGGTATTCTGGGGGTTGCTGCTGCTGACCGTGCCGCTGGGGTTTGGGCAGGGGGCGGTCGATACCGGCATGAATTTCTACGTGGCCAAGCATTATTCCAGCCGGGACATGAGCTGGCTGCACTGCTGCTGGGGGATCGGGGCCAGCGCCGGACCGACCGTGGTGACGCTGGTCATTGCCGCCGGCTGGTCATGGCGGTGGTCTTACGGACTGATCGCTTCGATTCAAATTGTCCTGGCGACGCTTTTTCTGGCCGCGTTGGGGTTATGGCGCGAGTCCGGCGGCACCGCGGCCGGCACGGTGGAAGGGCTTGCCGCGGCCGGTGAAACCGTGACGCGTGACGTGCGCTTCTGGTGCTGCGCGCTGATTTTCTGGGCTTATACCGGCATTGAAGTGTCGATCGGTTTGTGGAGCTATACGTTGCTGACGACTTTGCGGCAGGTGCCGGCGGAGGCGGCCGGTTACTGGGTGGCCGGTTACTGGGGCGCGTTGACGGCCGGCCGGTTTCTGCTCGGCATTTTTGCCGACCGGATCGGCAACCGCCGCTTGATTCGCTGCAGCACGGCCGGTGCGATGCTGGCCGGAATATTGCTGGCCGTTCCCGGGGGGCGGTGGCTGGCGCTGGCGGCATTGCTGCTGGCCGGCTTTTCGCTGGCTTCGCTGTATCCGTGCATGATGCACGAAGCGCCCCGGCGTTTCAATGACGCGACCGCCGGCATTTTGACCGGTTATCAGGGCGGAGCCGGGGCGCTCGGCATTGCGATGATCCCGCCGCTGGTCGGTTATATCGCCGCGCGGACGACCTTCGGAATTTTGCCGTACGTGGTATTCGGCCTGTCGCTGGCAATCTTTCTGATGCAGGTCCGGGTGGACGGCTGGCGTTTGGCCCGCCGCTGA
- a CDS encoding GNAT family N-acetyltransferase — translation MEKKLILQLASPPGEALWELYEALNWNRHVKQPAAGLELAHRQAFRTAAMYDGEKLVGVGRVVSDGVIAALLCGLGVHPGYRRRGIGRRLVGVLAAECAAAKLHLELLCEPELFDFYRRCGFEPFLAGMRLKI, via the coding sequence ATGGAAAAGAAATTGATTTTGCAGTTGGCTTCCCCGCCCGGGGAAGCGCTGTGGGAATTGTATGAAGCGTTGAATTGGAACCGGCATGTCAAGCAGCCGGCCGCGGGGCTGGAGCTGGCGCATCGGCAGGCGTTCCGGACGGCGGCGATGTATGACGGCGAAAAACTGGTTGGTGTCGGCAGAGTGGTTTCCGACGGCGTGATTGCCGCTTTGCTGTGCGGTCTCGGGGTGCATCCGGGATATCGGCGGCGCGGCATCGGCCGGCGGCTGGTGGGGGTGCTGGCCGCCGAATGCGCCGCGGCGAAGCTTCATCTGGAGTTGCTGTGCGAACCGGAGTTGTTCGACTTTTACCGCCGTTGCGGATTCGAACCGTTTCTGGCCGGAATGCGATTGAAAATTTGA